A genomic window from Sporosarcina sp. Marseille-Q4063 includes:
- a CDS encoding 5-deoxy-glucuronate isomerase: MYEKLGELKEGYTKITDMEDKHSDMLQDIGIYTLAVDKVEVFSDNKKEQAILLLEGAVLLEWNGQSQEVKRASVFEDNPWCLHVPLGMDVKVTALDKSEVLVQKTDNETSFEAKLYTPEDCESTQAGEGMWDGTAERVIRTIFDYNNAPYSNLVIGEVISYPGRWSSYPPHHHDQPEVYYYRFDKPQGFGCAMVGQDAYRLEHNSYLTIPGDLDHPQATAPGYAMYFCWMIRHLENNPWTERVFEEEHKWMLESDAKIWPEK, encoded by the coding sequence ATGTATGAAAAATTAGGTGAATTAAAAGAAGGCTACACAAAAATTACGGATATGGAAGATAAACATTCGGATATGCTTCAAGATATTGGGATTTATACATTAGCTGTAGACAAAGTAGAAGTGTTTTCTGACAATAAAAAGGAACAAGCAATTCTTTTACTTGAGGGAGCTGTCCTATTGGAATGGAATGGCCAGTCACAGGAAGTAAAACGGGCATCGGTTTTTGAGGACAATCCGTGGTGTCTACATGTACCTCTTGGAATGGATGTTAAAGTAACTGCACTCGACAAAAGCGAAGTTCTTGTTCAAAAAACAGATAATGAAACATCATTCGAAGCAAAACTGTATACTCCGGAAGATTGCGAAAGTACACAAGCAGGTGAGGGGATGTGGGATGGAACAGCTGAACGTGTAATTCGTACGATTTTCGACTACAATAATGCACCTTATTCTAACTTAGTAATTGGTGAAGTTATTTCGTATCCAGGCCGTTGGTCGAGCTATCCACCTCACCACCACGACCAACCAGAAGTTTATTACTACCGTTTCGACAAACCACAAGGATTCGGTTGTGCGATGGTTGGGCAAGATGCGTATCGACTTGAACATAATAGTTACCTAACGATACCAGGTGATTTAGACCATCCACAGGCAACGGCACCCGGTTATGCAATGTATTTCTGCTGGATGATCCGCCATTTGGAGAATAACCCATGGACGGAGCGAGTTTTTGAGGAAGAACATAAGTGGATGCTTGAGTCAGATGCAAAAATATGGCCTGAAAAATAA
- a CDS encoding GntR family transcriptional regulator, whose amino-acid sequence MIRDRIFSGEYAGGTKLVEERLAEEIGVSRTPIREAIRRLEQEGLIKRKKVIKPSEMDFRHLFQMRMLIECHAAYMAASFMLEEDHKKLRECVEIGRNGSPDEVIEANKLFHDLIVRASNNPIMIDTVDRMQSIIFMFSTAVVMHKRPFLIDEHDQICQAIADHKPELASRLMKEHLEADLEFALHLMDS is encoded by the coding sequence ATGATTCGTGATCGAATTTTCAGTGGAGAATATGCCGGCGGAACAAAGTTGGTCGAAGAGAGGCTTGCAGAGGAAATCGGGGTTAGTCGCACACCTATTAGAGAAGCAATTCGGCGGTTGGAACAAGAGGGATTGATCAAAAGAAAAAAGGTCATCAAGCCGTCGGAAATGGATTTTAGGCATTTGTTTCAAATGCGTATGCTCATCGAATGCCATGCCGCTTATATGGCTGCTTCATTTATGTTAGAAGAGGATCACAAGAAGTTGCGAGAATGTGTGGAAATCGGGCGGAATGGATCACCTGACGAAGTCATTGAGGCAAACAAACTTTTCCATGACCTGATTGTTCGTGCTAGCAATAACCCAATAATGATTGACACAGTCGATCGGATGCAATCGATTATTTTCATGTTTAGTACAGCCGTGGTCATGCACAAAAGACCTTTTTTAATAGACGAGCATGATCAAATTTGCCAAGCAATCGCAGACCACAAGCCTGAACTAGCAAGTAGATTAATGAAAGAGCATTTGGAAGCGGATTTGGAGTTTGCACTGCATTTGATGGACTCGTAG
- a CDS encoding CoA-acylating methylmalonate-semialdehyde dehydrogenase, translating into MTTTTKIERLKNYIGGEWVDSLTDKSEIVVNPATGEELAEVPLSTKEDLERAVEAADEAFKTWSKTAVPRRARILFKYQQLLVENWDELAKLITIENGKSFAEAHGEVLRGIECVEFAAGVPTLMMGEQLPDIATGIESGMYRYPVGIVGGITPFNFPMMVPAWMFPLAIACGNTFILKPSERTPLLANRLIELFTEAGLPKGVLNLVHGAHDVVNGILEHKKIKAVSFVGSQPVAEYVYKTGAANLKRVQALAGAKNHSIVLADANLDATTTQIISAAFGSAGERCMAAAVVAVEESIADELVERLKQAADALIIGNGLDEGVFLGPVIRDSHKDRTLGYIDKGVEEGATMVRDGRKDKEVEGKGYFVGPTIFDNVTREMKIWQDEVFAPVLSIVRVKDLAEGIEVANASPFANGACLYTDSAADIRQFRETIDAGMLGINLGVPAPMAFFPFSGYKDSFYGDLHANGKDGVEFYTRKKMVTARYMK; encoded by the coding sequence ATGACAACAACAACAAAAATAGAACGTTTGAAAAACTATATTGGTGGAGAATGGGTTGATTCACTTACAGATAAAAGTGAAATTGTTGTAAATCCAGCAACAGGAGAGGAATTAGCTGAAGTACCTCTTTCAACAAAAGAAGATCTTGAACGTGCAGTCGAAGCCGCAGATGAAGCATTTAAAACTTGGTCAAAAACCGCAGTACCGCGTCGTGCTCGTATTTTATTTAAATATCAACAGCTGCTCGTCGAAAACTGGGATGAGTTAGCAAAACTAATCACTATTGAAAATGGTAAAAGTTTTGCAGAAGCACACGGCGAAGTACTGCGCGGTATCGAATGTGTTGAATTTGCAGCAGGTGTGCCAACGCTTATGATGGGTGAACAATTGCCTGATATTGCAACAGGAATCGAATCAGGAATGTATCGATACCCAGTTGGGATAGTCGGTGGAATTACACCATTTAACTTCCCGATGATGGTGCCTGCTTGGATGTTCCCACTTGCGATTGCATGCGGAAATACATTTATCCTAAAACCATCGGAACGTACACCACTTCTTGCGAATCGTCTGATTGAATTATTTACAGAAGCTGGTCTACCAAAAGGCGTTTTGAATCTTGTGCATGGTGCACATGATGTTGTTAATGGAATTCTTGAACATAAAAAAATCAAAGCAGTTTCATTTGTTGGGTCACAACCTGTTGCTGAATATGTGTATAAAACTGGAGCAGCAAATTTAAAGCGTGTTCAAGCACTTGCTGGAGCTAAAAACCACTCTATCGTATTAGCAGATGCCAACTTAGATGCTACAACGACACAAATTATAAGTGCTGCTTTTGGATCAGCTGGCGAACGGTGTATGGCAGCGGCGGTTGTTGCAGTAGAAGAGTCTATTGCAGATGAACTCGTTGAAAGACTCAAACAGGCGGCAGATGCACTTATTATAGGTAACGGGCTTGATGAAGGCGTATTCCTAGGACCCGTAATCCGTGATTCTCATAAAGACCGAACGCTTGGTTATATTGATAAAGGGGTAGAAGAGGGAGCGACTATGGTACGTGACGGTCGCAAAGATAAAGAAGTTGAAGGAAAAGGTTATTTTGTAGGACCTACAATCTTTGACAATGTGACACGAGAAATGAAAATTTGGCAAGATGAAGTTTTCGCTCCAGTCCTTTCTATTGTACGAGTTAAAGATTTAGCAGAAGGAATAGAGGTTGCAAATGCTTCACCATTTGCAAATGGTGCTTGCTTATATACTGATAGTGCAGCAGATATTCGTCAATTCCGGGAAACGATTGATGCAGGAATGCTCGGTATCAACCTTGGAGTTCCAGCACCTATGGCATTTTTCCCATTCTCGGGCTATAAAGACTCGTTTTATGGTGATCTTCATGCAAATGGTAAAGATGGCGTTGAGTTTTATACAAGAAAGAAAATGGTTACAGCGCGATACATGAAATAA
- a CDS encoding LacI family DNA-binding transcriptional regulator: protein MRPTIYDVAKESKVSIATVSKVINNSGNMRDSTRQRVKDAMKRLNYRPSMMASALTGKGTETLGLLVPDISNPFFSELARTIEDRAHENGMSVIICSTDYNPEKEAKYLDLLQRKQVDGFIVASTFQDKSLLNELKSNGVPLVMLTHDNVGLNAPSVSVDDFKGGYEATSYLISAGHENIVIIAEHANSSSMRIYGYREAHVAHGLTCSEENIYKTTALVENGRKTFLEIVNKGQTPTAIFACNDLIAIGVIQGAKEIGINVPMQLSVIGFDDTILATTTVPALTTVAQPISDMGRKVVDIIIAEIKGEDLTTESVLFPPELIVRGTTK from the coding sequence ATGAGACCAACAATTTATGATGTAGCTAAGGAATCAAAAGTATCAATTGCAACTGTATCAAAAGTAATTAACAACTCCGGAAATATGCGCGACTCAACCCGACAGCGAGTAAAAGATGCGATGAAACGGTTAAATTATCGACCAAGTATGATGGCATCCGCTTTAACCGGGAAAGGTACTGAAACGCTCGGATTGTTAGTTCCGGATATATCGAATCCATTTTTTTCTGAACTGGCCAGAACAATTGAAGACCGCGCTCATGAAAATGGTATGAGTGTCATCATTTGTAGCACAGACTACAATCCGGAAAAAGAAGCAAAATACCTTGATTTATTGCAAAGGAAACAAGTAGATGGATTTATTGTTGCATCCACCTTTCAAGATAAAAGTCTGCTAAATGAATTAAAATCAAATGGCGTCCCACTTGTCATGTTAACCCATGATAATGTAGGTCTAAATGCGCCGTCTGTTTCAGTAGATGATTTTAAGGGTGGATATGAAGCGACTTCCTATCTGATATCGGCTGGACATGAAAATATTGTCATTATTGCTGAGCATGCGAATAGTAGCAGTATGCGAATTTACGGTTATCGGGAAGCCCATGTGGCTCACGGCTTAACCTGTTCGGAAGAAAATATTTATAAAACAACAGCTTTAGTTGAAAATGGTAGAAAGACATTTTTAGAAATTGTAAATAAAGGTCAAACACCTACAGCTATATTTGCATGTAATGATTTGATAGCAATTGGTGTCATTCAAGGTGCAAAAGAAATAGGGATTAATGTGCCGATGCAATTATCCGTCATCGGGTTTGATGATACGATTCTCGCAACAACGACTGTGCCCGCTTTAACTACGGTTGCCCAGCCTATATCTGATATGGGAAGAAAAGTAGTTGATATTATTATAGCTGAAATTAAAGGGGAAGACTTGACAACAGAAAGTGTTTTGTTTCCTCCAGAATTAATCGTACGTGGGACGACTAAGTAA
- the iolC gene encoding 5-dehydro-2-deoxygluconokinase, whose translation MNPLKFASDRSLDLIAVGRLCIDLNANETNRPMEETSTFTKYVGGSPANIAIGTARLGQKAGFIGKVADDQMGRFITGYLEENNIDTNGITIDNTGAVTGLTFTEIKSPEDCSILMYRDNVADLKLHPSEVNEEYIKQSKALLISGTALAQSPSREAVFLALEYAVKHDVTVFFDLDYRPYTWVDEAETAVYYNLAAEKCDVLIGTREEFDMMEKLLNIEESDDHYTASRWFSYKAEIVVIKHGGDGSIAYTKNGDSHRSGIFRTNVLKTFGAGDSYASSFIFGLMNGKEVSEAMKMGSASASIVISRHSCSDAMPTKEELTHHIATGVYEPVQ comes from the coding sequence TTGAATCCACTTAAATTTGCATCGGATCGGTCACTAGATCTGATTGCGGTAGGTAGGCTTTGCATAGATTTGAATGCAAATGAGACAAATCGTCCAATGGAAGAGACTAGTACATTTACAAAGTATGTTGGCGGATCACCCGCTAATATTGCTATTGGTACTGCCCGACTTGGTCAAAAAGCTGGTTTTATTGGTAAAGTAGCGGATGATCAAATGGGCCGTTTTATTACAGGGTATTTGGAAGAGAACAATATTGATACAAATGGAATTACGATTGATAATACAGGTGCGGTTACGGGACTAACATTTACGGAAATTAAAAGTCCAGAAGATTGCAGTATCCTAATGTACCGTGATAATGTCGCAGATTTAAAACTACATCCGTCGGAAGTTAACGAGGAATATATTAAACAATCGAAAGCGCTTCTAATTTCGGGAACGGCTCTTGCGCAAAGTCCATCTAGGGAAGCAGTTTTTTTAGCACTTGAATATGCAGTGAAACACGATGTTACTGTATTTTTCGATCTTGATTATAGACCATACACATGGGTAGATGAAGCGGAAACTGCTGTGTATTATAATCTAGCTGCTGAAAAGTGCGACGTACTAATCGGTACTCGTGAAGAATTCGACATGATGGAAAAGCTATTAAATATAGAAGAATCGGATGATCATTATACAGCATCGCGGTGGTTTTCATATAAAGCAGAAATTGTCGTTATTAAACACGGTGGTGATGGTTCTATTGCATATACGAAAAATGGGGATTCCCATCGTAGTGGAATTTTCCGAACAAACGTCTTGAAAACATTTGGTGCAGGTGATTCATACGCATCCTCATTTATTTTTGGTTTGATGAATGGAAAAGAAGTTTCGGAGGCGATGAAGATGGGAAGTGCATCAGCTTCCATTGTTATTTCACGTCATAGTTGTTCCGACGCAATGCCAACAAAAGAAGAGTTAACACATCATATAGCAACTGGAGTTTATGAACCGGTCCAATAA
- the garR gene encoding 2-hydroxy-3-oxopropionate reductase, which translates to MNVGFIGLGIMGKPMVLNLLKNGYEVKAFDLNEQARKEVVEAGGKEANNLLEATNESNVIITMLPNAAIVKQVLLGENGVYESIQEGAVVIDMSSISPVDSQYIAGKFAEKGVAFLDAPVSGGEPKAIDGTMSIMVGGEEDALTKVLPVLKAMGEEVTYVGGSGSGTTTKLANQILVNVTIAAMSEAVVLASKAGIDVEKMYQAIRGGLAGSAVLDAKMPLVLERNFVAGGRIDINLKDLTNVLEAGHAIGVPMPLTSNVVEMFHALKVDGKAADDHGGLVQYYEKLANFKIPVGGKEIE; encoded by the coding sequence ATGAATGTAGGATTTATCGGACTTGGAATTATGGGAAAACCAATGGTCCTTAATTTATTGAAGAATGGTTATGAAGTAAAAGCATTTGATTTAAATGAGCAAGCACGTAAAGAGGTTGTTGAGGCAGGCGGAAAAGAAGCCAATAACCTACTGGAAGCAACAAATGAAAGCAATGTCATAATTACCATGCTTCCGAATGCGGCTATTGTGAAGCAGGTGTTGTTGGGTGAAAACGGCGTGTATGAATCAATTCAAGAAGGTGCAGTAGTGATTGACATGAGTTCAATTTCACCGGTAGATTCCCAGTATATCGCTGGAAAGTTTGCTGAGAAAGGCGTTGCATTTTTGGATGCGCCTGTAAGTGGCGGTGAGCCGAAAGCTATTGACGGAACGATGTCAATTATGGTTGGCGGGGAAGAAGACGCTCTTACTAAAGTATTGCCTGTTCTCAAAGCAATGGGAGAAGAAGTAACTTACGTCGGTGGAAGCGGTAGTGGAACGACAACTAAACTAGCAAATCAAATTCTTGTGAATGTCACGATTGCTGCCATGTCTGAAGCTGTTGTACTCGCATCAAAAGCGGGAATTGATGTGGAAAAGATGTATCAAGCAATTAGAGGAGGACTTGCAGGAAGTGCGGTTCTCGATGCGAAGATGCCTCTTGTTCTTGAACGTAATTTCGTTGCGGGCGGCAGAATTGATATTAACCTGAAAGATTTAACGAATGTACTCGAAGCGGGTCATGCAATTGGCGTACCAATGCCACTTACATCGAATGTAGTGGAGATGTTCCATGCGCTTAAGGTAGATGGAAAAGCAGCAGATGATCACGGCGGGCTTGTTCAATATTATGAGAAACTAGCTAACTTTAAAATACCGGTAGGTGGAAAAGAAATTGAATAA
- the iolD gene encoding 3D-(3,5/4)-trihydroxycyclohexane-1,2-dione acylhydrolase (decyclizing) gives MNTIRLTTAQALVKFINAQYVEFDGKQERFVKGIFTIFGHGNVVGLGEALSESPGELEVYQGRNEQGMANAAMAFAKQKHRKQIIACTSSVGPGAANMVTSAATATANNIPLLLLPGDVFATRQPDPVLQQIEQTHDLSISTNDAFRPVSKYWDRVSRPEQLMSAMLNAMRVLTNAADTGAVTISLPQDVQAEAWDYPTSFFEKRIHRIERRLPSVESVKEAAELIQSKKKPLLILGGGVRYSEAADEFVKFAETHHIPFAETQAGKSGVESSHLLNLGGIGVTGNSSANKIANEADLIIGVGTRFTDFTTASKQLFGNADILTINISEFHANKLDATQVVADAQEGLKAIGLAIEDYKTSYDNEIEEAQKGWQEELERLYGITYGDGFIPEIAGHLDDKLDEYREALGSDLAQTRVLGVINELVDEDAIIVGAAGSLPGDLQRMWKSGKRNTYHMEYGYSCMGYEIAGSFGVKLAEPTKEVYAMVGDGSYLMLHTELVTSIQENKKIYILLFDNSGFGCINNLQMGNGLPSFGTEFRKRNEETGQMDGSIMTIDFAKVAEGYGAKTYTVHTKEELEAALLDSKKQKVTTLIDIKVLPKTMTDGYDAWWHVGVPEVSEKKSVQNAYESKEDNLGKARKY, from the coding sequence ATGAATACGATTCGATTAACGACAGCACAAGCACTTGTTAAATTTATAAATGCACAATATGTTGAATTTGATGGTAAACAGGAAAGATTTGTAAAAGGCATTTTCACGATTTTTGGTCATGGGAACGTTGTCGGTTTAGGAGAGGCGCTTTCGGAATCTCCAGGTGAACTCGAAGTTTATCAAGGTCGAAATGAACAAGGTATGGCAAATGCGGCCATGGCTTTTGCGAAACAAAAACATCGTAAACAAATCATTGCATGCACATCGTCTGTTGGTCCTGGAGCCGCAAATATGGTGACGTCAGCGGCGACCGCCACAGCAAATAATATTCCACTATTATTGTTACCTGGTGATGTCTTCGCAACTCGTCAACCAGATCCAGTTCTTCAACAGATTGAACAAACACATGATTTGTCTATCTCAACAAATGATGCATTCCGCCCGGTAAGCAAGTATTGGGACCGTGTCAGTCGCCCGGAGCAGCTAATGTCAGCGATGCTCAATGCAATGCGTGTCTTAACGAACGCGGCAGATACGGGTGCTGTCACAATTTCACTCCCTCAAGACGTACAAGCTGAAGCATGGGATTATCCAACCTCATTTTTTGAAAAGCGGATTCATCGAATTGAACGACGTCTTCCGTCGGTTGAAAGTGTAAAAGAAGCAGCCGAACTTATCCAATCAAAGAAAAAACCATTGCTTATATTAGGTGGCGGTGTACGCTATTCAGAAGCGGCAGATGAATTCGTAAAATTTGCGGAAACGCATCATATTCCTTTTGCAGAAACACAGGCGGGTAAAAGTGGAGTTGAAAGTTCCCATCTACTGAATCTTGGCGGCATTGGTGTAACAGGAAACTCTTCCGCAAATAAGATTGCAAACGAAGCTGACCTAATTATTGGTGTGGGTACGAGGTTTACTGATTTTACAACAGCTTCCAAACAATTATTTGGTAATGCTGATATTCTAACGATAAACATCTCTGAATTTCATGCAAATAAATTGGATGCGACTCAAGTTGTTGCTGATGCACAGGAAGGTCTAAAAGCGATTGGTCTAGCAATTGAAGATTACAAAACTAGCTACGACAATGAGATTGAAGAAGCCCAAAAAGGGTGGCAAGAAGAACTTGAACGCCTTTACGGGATAACTTATGGTGATGGATTCATCCCGGAAATTGCTGGACATTTGGATGATAAGCTTGATGAGTATCGAGAAGCACTTGGTTCTGATCTTGCACAGACACGTGTTCTTGGTGTGATAAATGAATTAGTAGACGAAGATGCGATAATCGTCGGTGCGGCTGGAAGCTTACCTGGTGATTTACAACGTATGTGGAAGTCTGGAAAACGCAATACATATCATATGGAATATGGTTATTCCTGTATGGGATATGAAATCGCGGGTTCTTTTGGTGTGAAACTTGCAGAACCTACTAAAGAGGTATATGCAATGGTAGGGGATGGAAGTTATTTGATGCTCCATACAGAACTTGTAACGAGTATTCAAGAAAATAAAAAGATTTATATTCTGCTATTCGATAACTCTGGTTTTGGGTGCATCAATAATTTACAAATGGGTAATGGGTTACCAAGTTTCGGTACAGAATTTCGTAAACGAAATGAAGAAACTGGCCAAATGGATGGATCGATTATGACGATTGACTTTGCAAAAGTAGCAGAAGGCTACGGTGCAAAAACATATACCGTACACACAAAGGAAGAACTCGAAGCTGCATTACTTGATTCAAAAAAACAAAAAGTAACAACATTGATTGACATTAAAGTACTGCCTAAAACAATGACTGATGGCTACGACGCTTGGTGGCATGTAGGAGTTCCAGAAGTTTCAGAAAAAAAGAGTGTACAAAACGCATATGAAAGTAAGGAAGATAATCTAGGAAAAGCCCGTAAATATTAA
- a CDS encoding class II fructose-bisphosphate aldolase: MTLVKMKDILQAAEENNYGVGAFSVANMEMVIAAIRTAEEHRSPLILQIAEVRLGPSPLHLIGPMMIEAAKKASVPVAVHFDHGETEEKIKEALEIGFTSVMYDGSLLSLEENIVETKKIVKLAESYGATVEAEIGRVGGSEDGTVDIEIAITSVEEAKRFATETGIDALAIAIGNAHGVYKGKPNLRFDLLDEINQEVEIPLVLHGGSGISQDDFRTAIVHGIRKINVATSTFNNVVKCVNEDAPFTDYFTFHERLIQAAAENVKVHMEMFQSTGRI, translated from the coding sequence ATGACACTCGTAAAAATGAAGGATATTTTACAAGCAGCCGAAGAGAATAACTATGGTGTCGGTGCTTTTAGCGTTGCGAATATGGAAATGGTTATCGCGGCAATTAGAACGGCAGAGGAGCATCGTTCACCACTCATTTTGCAAATTGCAGAAGTTCGTCTTGGACCTTCCCCGCTTCATTTAATCGGTCCGATGATGATTGAAGCTGCAAAAAAAGCGAGCGTACCGGTTGCGGTCCACTTTGATCATGGTGAAACGGAAGAAAAGATTAAAGAAGCGCTAGAAATTGGGTTTACATCAGTCATGTATGACGGTTCACTTCTTTCGCTTGAAGAAAATATAGTGGAAACGAAAAAGATAGTGAAACTTGCAGAATCCTACGGGGCGACAGTAGAGGCTGAAATTGGCCGAGTAGGTGGAAGTGAAGATGGGACGGTTGATATTGAAATCGCAATTACATCTGTTGAGGAAGCGAAACGATTTGCTACGGAAACGGGAATTGATGCACTTGCGATAGCAATTGGTAATGCCCACGGAGTTTATAAAGGGAAACCGAATTTACGGTTCGACCTACTTGATGAAATTAATCAAGAAGTTGAAATTCCTCTCGTTCTACACGGCGGTTCCGGTATCTCACAAGATGATTTTCGTACTGCTATTGTCCATGGAATCCGTAAAATCAACGTTGCAACATCTACATTTAACAATGTTGTAAAATGTGTTAATGAAGATGCACCTTTCACGGATTACTTTACTTTTCACGAGCGGTTGATTCAAGCTGCTGCTGAAAATGTGAAAGTCCATATGGAAATGTTTCAAAGTACAGGACGCATTTAG
- a CDS encoding MFS transporter produces the protein MKKEQANPISIKDHLNFIAMVFCFWMAIYIYAPVFGVYLETINFSYSTIGVILGSYGVTQVLFRLPLGVLSDHLQGIRKNLLIIGFVMALLSNLLLVYFESFLVVIIARLLIGITASMWVMATVLYSYYFTAQHSAKAMGIMQFVTVATQFLGMAISGYLVYLFGWTFPFWLGTIASAGGIYFSWKIKDVPSENEKAKPEISMKQHIIEVIRIPNLLIITFLSLVAHAILFITIFGFSPIIASSVGVSEKLFVWLIIAFFIPHILASISFIFFELPDRFIKVIIVSSFIVTAVCLLSIQGTVTLLKLNVAHVGIGLALGVIFPLLLSEVVKISPDYLKMSAMGFYQSFYAIGILLGPILAGIVANSFGLLEVFLSTGVLSLIVGIMSIFLIRSRP, from the coding sequence TTGAAAAAGGAACAAGCAAATCCAATATCTATCAAGGACCATCTTAACTTTATAGCGATGGTTTTCTGTTTTTGGATGGCAATTTATATTTATGCGCCGGTCTTCGGTGTTTATTTGGAAACGATTAACTTCTCGTATTCTACAATTGGTGTTATTTTAGGAAGCTACGGTGTTACACAAGTTCTGTTTCGTTTACCGTTAGGGGTATTGTCAGATCATCTACAAGGAATTCGAAAAAATCTATTGATTATTGGATTTGTAATGGCCCTGCTAAGTAATCTTTTGCTCGTTTATTTCGAGTCATTTTTAGTAGTTATAATCGCACGACTCTTAATTGGAATAACTGCCTCAATGTGGGTAATGGCAACCGTTTTATATTCATATTATTTTACAGCCCAACATTCAGCCAAAGCGATGGGTATTATGCAGTTTGTAACAGTCGCAACTCAATTTTTGGGGATGGCGATCAGTGGATATCTGGTTTATTTGTTCGGTTGGACTTTTCCATTCTGGCTAGGAACAATTGCATCAGCTGGTGGTATTTATTTTTCCTGGAAAATAAAAGATGTTCCTTCGGAGAATGAAAAAGCGAAACCCGAAATTTCTATGAAACAACATATAATAGAAGTGATAAGAATACCAAACTTATTAATCATTACTTTTTTATCGCTCGTTGCCCATGCTATCCTATTCATTACAATTTTTGGTTTTAGTCCAATTATTGCATCGTCAGTTGGGGTGTCAGAGAAATTATTTGTTTGGTTAATTATCGCATTTTTTATTCCACATATTTTGGCTTCTATTAGTTTTATTTTCTTTGAATTACCAGATAGGTTCATTAAAGTTATTATTGTCAGTAGTTTTATCGTAACAGCAGTTTGTTTACTTAGTATCCAAGGAACTGTAACACTTCTAAAACTTAACGTTGCACATGTTGGCATAGGACTAGCGCTAGGTGTTATCTTTCCATTGTTGTTAAGCGAAGTAGTAAAAATTAGCCCTGACTATCTAAAAATGTCTGCAATGGGTTTTTATCAATCTTTTTATGCAATCGGGATTTTGTTAGGTCCGATACTAGCAGGCATTGTCGCAAATTCCTTTGGCTTACTAGAAGTATTTCTATCCACTGGCGTATTGTCACTGATTGTCGGGATCATGTCGATTTTTCTTATTCGGAGCAGACCTTAG